In Granulicella mallensis MP5ACTX8, the sequence CCTGATAGAAAAACATGGATGATTTGTTGCTTGATCGTTCGAGTGCTACCCATGATGCCTCCAAACTGTGTTGCGAGTAATTGGGTAAGAGACCAACGTAAAAAGAAAATGGCCCGCAGGGAAAACCTGCGGGCCATTTAGAGAAAATTGGAGTCAGCTTTATCAGCGGACACAGTCTCTGGCCCATGCGCAGGCACGGCAACACTCGGAGCAGACAGACACGAGTAGAGAGACTGAATTCATAAAGAACTTATAGCAGAGCTGAATATCTGTTGCAATGGTAGTAACTACCGAGTATGTCGAGAATAGTTTCAGCTTTACTCGTTACCTATATATTCTTGTTCAGAGCATCACAGAATCGTCATCCTGAACGTAGCGCCTTGTGCTTTTGCGAGGCGCGGAGTCGAAGGACCCCGAGGGGGTTATCTCGCCCATAGTGTTGGGATCTTTCCAGCACGAAGGTCCAGGCTCGAGCGCTTGAGGTCAAAAAGGTGCGAAGGGCATGGGCTGGATTGCGATTCTCGGGGTCCTTCGACTTCGCGTCCCCAAAAGCCGGGACGCTACGCTCAGGATGACGATTCTATGGTGATATAAAAAGCACCATAGGTGCATCTACCTTGATTCGGTTCAGGCCGAAACTGCTTTAGCTATCTTGCCTTCAACGCACGATCGAAGAACTTCACAGCCATCGCGGCCACCTGCGCATGCACCGCATCGCGATTTACCCCGGCGTTGTCCGCACAGTAAACTCCCAACTTGCTCTTCCCCGCGGCTGTGCATGTATCGAGAAAGGTATAGTGCTCCACGCCGCCCGAGAGCAGGGTCTCCCGCGAGCCACGTACGTTCATGTGAATCCAGTTCGCGTTATCGCGAGGGTCGGCAATCGGATCCGTCTTGCCCACAACCATCTCTACCGGAAGGCGCATCGCCCGCAGGCTCTCATCCGTGAGCACCATGCCATTGGCGGGAGCGATTGCAAATACGGCCTGCACCCGCTCGTCGCGAAACGACTCTCCCGAGCGGGCCAGCGATTCCCTGCTGGACTTGCGCACCGCCTGTAACATCTCCTTCGGACTGCCCATACCGCGCATCTCGGGTACATGGCAGGAGGTTGTGTCCGGATGCTCCTTGCAGAAGTCGAAGAGGATGCTGATGTCCGTCTGGGCGCCGGCTATCTCCATCACGGCGTAGCCACCGATGGAGAACCCCGCCGCCCCCACTCGCTGCGGATCGATGTGCGGCCCAAACTCCGCGTCTGCCAACACTCCGTCAAGGACCTCGCTCAGATCGGTCGCGCGCTCCCATGACAGGATGAAGCCTTCGCTGGTGTAGGGTTCGTGCGAGTTGTTGCCCGGGTGGTCCACCGCGACCGCGATATACCCTGCCCGCGCCAGCGCCGTGCCCAGCCAGGCAAACTGCTCCGCGGAACCGCCAGAGCCGTGCGACAGCAGCACCAGCGGAAGCTTCCGCAAGGCAGGTGCGAACTCCGCATTGAGCGCTGCAGAACCGGCCTCAAACAGCGGCTCGTCCGGAGGCCCAATCAACTGCTTCGTCTCCGTGGCCGTTGAGGCCGCCGGATACCAGATCGTGCAGCGCAGCTCCTTATGCTCTGCCCCGCGCCAGTTGCGCCTCTGCTCCGGATGAAACACGCGCGTCGCCAGGCCAACGCGCGCGGTGGATTGGGCGGACAGGGGTGCGACCGCAGCACATCCTAGTGAAACCAAGATGAGAATCAGTCTCCGCATGATTCCAGCTTAGATGCAGTTTCTGCGATCTGGTGCTAAGTCAGTTCGACAAAAAGTATGTCCAGTGGCTGGATTTGCTGGCCAGGTAGCCATCGTTCCCTCCGCGGCTGAAGCCGCTTTCGGGGCTACCCTGACGGCGGGGCTGAAGCCCGCCCTTTCAAAACAAATACGGAACTAAGCTGGAACAAAGCTTGATACACGACCTACTCCGGTAGTGCATTCATCTGCTCTTTGTACTTTTCCGCATCGAACTTCCTGCCGGTACTCGCGCCCGACATATAGCGGCGT encodes:
- a CDS encoding alpha/beta hydrolase family protein, translated to MVSLGCAAVAPLSAQSTARVGLATRVFHPEQRRNWRGAEHKELRCTIWYPAASTATETKQLIGPPDEPLFEAGSAALNAEFAPALRKLPLVLLSHGSGGSAEQFAWLGTALARAGYIAVAVDHPGNNSHEPYTSEGFILSWERATDLSEVLDGVLADAEFGPHIDPQRVGAAGFSIGGYAVMEIAGAQTDISILFDFCKEHPDTTSCHVPEMRGMGSPKEMLQAVRKSSRESLARSGESFRDERVQAVFAIAPANGMVLTDESLRAMRLPVEMVVGKTDPIADPRDNANWIHMNVRGSRETLLSGGVEHYTFLDTCTAAGKSKLGVYCADNAGVNRDAVHAQVAAMAVKFFDRALKAR